In Hermetia illucens chromosome 1, iHerIll2.2.curated.20191125, whole genome shotgun sequence, one genomic interval encodes:
- the LOC119652622 gene encoding medium-chain acyl-CoA ligase ACSF2, mitochondrial, which produces MTLSRLNRFCVLKKLSSRLYSSSSSDSSSPLRGPSYYHHVGKEPLVYRSVGQQLELTARNYPDREGIVSVHENKRLTFSKILDQCDRLAASFKRIGLERGDRVGIWAPNYVFWYISMLAASRAGLISVGINPAFQASEVEYCINKVNLKAIVAPDVFKTTHYYDILKNICPEIGDCEPGKLSSRTAPSLKSVIINSKDKFPGAFQYEDMFNYATEDAITQIQNSQRDIQPDWPCNIQFTSGTTGHPKAAVIGHFSLVNNGIHIAQRNELNTKHHKICVQVPLFHAYGVTITILAGMPYGSTLVLPSAYFSPKDSIAAINQEKCTVIHGTPTMYVDLIKKVIDSNAILTTPEIAVTGGASCSPKLFQNIKHHLNVKKVKTVFGQTEATAVVGQSLPGETEDHVLHTVGHVTDHIEIKVIDKDGNTVPFGQPGELCIRGYLNCLGYYGDEEKTRELIGHDGWLKTGDQFILQEDGYGRIVGRLKEMVIRGGENIFPKEIEDFLNTHPDIMENHVIGVPDERMGEELCAFIRLRDGRPHLTHDDLKAFGAGKIAHFKIPRHIRIVHDFPKTVSGKIQKFKLVQQYKDSLDE; this is translated from the exons ATGACGCTTTCAAGGTTGAATCGATTTTGTGTTCTAAAAAAATTATCCTCGCGCCTGTATTCAAGTTCATCGAG TGATTCATCTTCACCATTGCGTGGTCCCAGCTATTATCATCATGTCGGAAAAGAACCTCTTGTTTATCGGAGCGTTGGCCAACAGTTGGAACTGACTGCACGAAACTATCCAGATCGTGAAGGCATCGTCTCGGTGCATGAAAACAAACGTCTGACCTTCTCAAAAATCTTAGATCAATGCGACCGACTCGCTGCAAGTTTCAAAAGAATAGGGCTGGAAAGAGGTGACAGGGTAGGAATTTGGGCACCGAATTACGTGTTTTGGTATATAAGTATGCTAGCGGCCTCTCGAGCTGGCCTCATTTCAGTGGGCATAAATCCAGCTTTTCAAGCATCGGAAGTCGAATACTGTATCAACAAGGTGAATTTAAAAGCCATCGTGGCACCAGATGTCTTTAAGACAACACATTATTACGATATATTGAAAAATATCTGCCCTGAAATCGGAGATTGCGAACCAGGCAAATTGTCAAGCAGAACGGCACCAAGTTTAAAATCGGTTATCATCAATTCAAAAGACAAGTTCCCAGGTGCCTTCCAGTATGAAGACATGTTCAACTATGCAACCGAAGATGCAATCACACAAATACAGAACAGTCAACGAGATATTCAACCCGATTGGCCTTGTAATATTCAATTCACTTCTGGTACAACTGGTCACCCCAAAGCCGCTGTGATAGGTCACTTCAGTTTAGTCAACAACGGCATTCATATTGCCCAACGAAATGAATTAAATACAAAGCACCACAAAATCTGTGTTCAAGTCCCTCTTTTCCATGCCTATGGTGTAACTATTACAATCTTGGCGGGGATGCCCTACGGCTCAACTCTAGTTCTACCATCAGCATATTTTAGCCCGAAAGACAGTATTGCAGCTATTAACCAAGAAAAATGCACCGTTATTCACGGTACACCAACAATGTATGTTGATCTCATCAAAAAGGTGATTGACTCCAACGCAATACTGACTACACCAGAGATAGCTGTGACCGGGGGAGCCTCTTGCTCACCGAAACTATTCCAAAACATCAAACATCATCTAAATGTGAAGAAGGTGAAGACAGTTTTCGGTCAAACCGAAGCAACGGCTGTTGTGGGCCAAAGTCTTCCGGGTGAAACTGAGGATCATGTGCTTCACACAGTGGGCCACGTCACGGATCATATTGAAATTAAGGTTATCGACAAAGATGGGAATACGGTTCCTTTCGGTCAACCTGGAGAGCTTTGTATTCGAGGATATTTGAACTGTTTGGGATACTATGGGGATGAGGAGAAGACAAGAGAGCTGATTGGTCACGATGGGTGGCTGAAGACGGG TGATCAATTCATCCTCCAAGAAGACGGTTATGGAAGGATAGTTGGACGACTGAAAGAAATGGTGATCCGTGGTGGAGAAAATATATTTCCAAAGGAAATTGAAGATTTCCTCAATACCCATCCTGATATCATGGAAAATCAT GTGATTGGTGTTCCAGACGAGCGTATGGGGGAGGAACTTTGCGCATTTATTCGTCTTAGAGACGGCAGACCACATTTGACGCATGATGATCTTAAGGCAtttggtgcaggaaagatagcTCACTTCAAAATACCACGCCATATACGCATTGTGCATGATTTCCCGAAAACAGTATcaggaaaaattcaaaagttcAAACTTGTACAGCAATATAAAGACAGCCTGGACGAATAA